The sequence below is a genomic window from Phycodurus eques isolate BA_2022a chromosome 6, UOR_Pequ_1.1, whole genome shotgun sequence.
gttcttATGTACTCAGATTATTTTGACCAAGCAAAGCAATGCTCAGCAGCAGCACATCAGGCCTCAAgtaggtttttttcaattttatatttgcttttatttgaaatgcatttttacagcaGTCCtaattttctgcaccgctttgCGCAAGCTTTTATATCTACTCCTGTAATtgcattacatttgcattacattatttgtatcagaatgcttttgtTAAAAATCTGTACCATCACGCCGGCatgatacagtatttatttagtttgataatatatgaataaataaaataaaatattgtgttcatatagttcagggtgttccccgcctctcggccagaACCAGATGTGAGAGGGGCCGGCACGCCCACGAGACccggaaaatcgatggatggatggtcggCCGGAGCTGTGACGAATGCAAAGTTATCGATGTCCTTTTCGCCATCGTTCCGGTCGTactgttgcgtgtttttgtttgtacgtTGAGGACAAAAGTCCTCTTTTTGTTATAATTCCTCATTCAGACCATTTCCTCCTGTCTTTGAGATCGTGGGGTGAAACTCGTGTGGACTGGAAGGGTGGCAACAATATGGAAATGAATATTTTGAGGGTAGTAGCCCATCAGCAAccatattgagagaaaaaaaagaacgatgaactagttcatttttggaatggcgAACTGAAATGTGATGTAGTTCGCATAGAAAAtcaactttcccaacactgatcaaCGCACGCATGCACGAACGGGTTTGAACCCTTCAAAAATGATCCTGTCTCATTGTCTGTCCGGCTTTATCCTCGAAGAAAGAAGCCGTCCacagacaatgtgatttccgCCTTTTGAACACGGTTGCGGCAATTGCTTTGTGAAGGGCACccacacaataacaaaacaaaaaaacaaaacaaaaaagcctaGACATTGAAATTACACGGCTCGTCGTCCAAGACAAATGCCTGCCACCAGGAATAACACTAGACACTATAGGAAACAAGGGCACCAAGGTCAGACTGCACTTTTTGTAACGTTTTATGGGCGACACTTTGTTGGCTGCCTGGAAGTCTTTGAGGCACGAAAGGGGTCCGTAAAATGTGCTTTTCTAAACAACCCCGAATTGCCGTTGCAGCGTCGTTTGGGTATGTGACCCGCAGCCGCGTCCGCACTTGAACCGTATCTCACCACGTCCAAAGCCGCATGCATTTCGCCGTCGAGCGCCCCGAGGGTTTCCTTATATTTAGCCGTGTGCGCAGAAAGCCGGACGCACGAGTCTGTCGGGCCACCGGTTAGCGTTGCCGAGCGCCGGACCGGGACGCGTCCCTAAATAGCGCCTGCCCGCGGCTGTGGTGGGCCGCTGTAGCACTCTAATTAAGTCTGTCGCATAATGAGCCTGACCGCTACTCCGTGTCACTCGATTAGAAGCTTGTGGCGCACTCGCACTGCAGTTTGCGGTCGGTGGGGTCGGGATGTGGCATGTGGGCCGGAGGAGCGCGGTAAGACGATAGCGATGGCACAACCGGCAACCTTGACTCTGCACAAGCAACGCGCTCTATTCGAAAACAGTCACAGTCCACGCATTGGCTAATTTAAACTTTCGTGTACGATTTGGATTCCTGTGAGCGATGGGAGATGATCGAAACGATCCGAATGTACCTGTCATCATTAGATGGAGAGCGCTATCGTGACCACGTACCGCGGAACCTCTGTAGTCTGCGTACTCTGTGCACTCTGCACAAACTGTTCTGGAACACTGCTCGGCCTCCCATCTGTTCAAATGGAGACGCACAGATAGAAGAAGATCGAATTTTCCACAGAAATGGTCATAAAATGAAGCCGCTTCCAGGCTTAAACTGTCGCCCATATTCAAACCCTTATTAAACCGTACAGGCATCTTTAAGTACATTCTTCAAGGACACTTTAGTTAGGCGGCGTTTTTCAAACATGAAATGCAACTCGAAGCGCTTTGCACGGATTCCGATCCAAATCGAAGAAATAAGTGAGCCGCCGTTAATGATTAACCTTCAATTTGATGAGAGATGGGTCGTGTAAGAGAGGAACGATTTTGAAAAGAAGTTCAACACTCCTGAAAAGAAATGCTCACATGTGGACGAGATGTGCCGTGGAGGTGAGTCTTTTCACATCatggaaaaacaaatcaaaacaaatgcagCTCACTTTTCAGTGAACATTGCGTCGTGTTATTATTGTCGATCCCGGCAGATTGTACTGAGCGGCCAGATACGGATTGAGATACGCGAGCCCCCACAtcacaatttgttatttttctattctattctatggttgtcattaaaaacaaaaacaattttgacaTCTCTGGTAACTTTCTGTGCTGGCATTGTAagacaccccaaaaaataacataaacgTTACATTATCTAGTGCACTCACTCTGATTCTGAAGTGtattaccctttttttttttttttttaattaagtacaattcagttgtatttaatttttaggtgcaatacatttgcattgaattcttcagaaatgtttgttttcaaagagTTCTTTTTTTATACTTAACCTTTGCgtgcaatgcatttttattgaatcattattttagtCCAGACTTTTATTCTTCTGTATTGAATCAGTGTTGCAGTgcctaacaaaaaaatattcccaaaaaaaagattctttttttaggaataaaacctctgcctcatttGTGATGAACACAAAATACGTTACTCACACATATACTTGctaatgtatgtgtgtgatatGAAGTGATTATGTAACTTGAAGTGTGATCGGATGGGAACACTTgcagaatttcagcctcaagTAGGCCAAGAACTTTTCGGGTTGAGTGAACGCGCGCTTTGGGGTGACTGAATTCTTGGAGCGGGGCCCGGGCTGGAGCGGGACTTTTTGCGGCAGCCGCCCTTGACGAGTGCGAGAGGAGATGTTGACATGTGATTCTCCAGCCAATCAGAAGGTCACCTCACTGTCTGGATTTGGTCAGCGACAAGAGTATATAACGGAGCTCGCTTCGGGGGGATGGAAGCAGAACCGACGAGCTCGTCTGAAGGACCAACTAAAGAACTCAAACTTGGACATCAAGACACCATGAAGACTCTGAGCCTGCTCGCCATCTGCGCTCTCCTCTCAGTCTGCTGGGCCACGGGAGGTAAGGAGCGTTCCAGAACATCATCACCGTCCGTCCTCCAGGAAAACTTGGCTCATAACCTATTTTCTTGATGTCCTTTCGACAGTCGTCGAGTCTTACGTGGACCACGATGGCGGCTCTGACCACTCAGACAACGGCGACCTCGCCGATGCCGGCGACCTCGCCGATGACGGCGACCTCGCCGATGCCGCCGACCTCGGCCGATGACGCCGACCTCGCCGATGACGCCGACCACGCCGACTCTTCGGCATCCGACTCTTCCGACTCATCGTCAGACTCGTCCGATTCGGACTCTGACTCAAACTCTGACTCAGATTCAGACTCTGACTCTgattcttcctcctcttcgtccGAGTCGGCCAGCACTGAAGGTAGGCCATCGATATAATAATCTAGCAAATAACGAAAATTATGATTGAGGCCAAAAATGTTGAGAATTGTTGATACAGGATTAAaagtttcaaaccaaaattgtcaaaaagtcTTTAGTAACTTCTTCTGCCTCGTAGGCTAAATTTAGCTAGGCCCCAACAGTCAGCGCTTGTGTCTCAGTCAAaatgtcacttcaacatagttcctcggCAGCAAGGCAGCGCCAAAGCCTTGTCCCACTGAAAAGTATTACGTTAATTTCCATGAACTGTAGCTTCTAGTACTACTTGTTGAGTAGACAGGGGccttggtgccatcttgtggcttcCTATGGCGTTTCAGAAGCAACATCCCcacaaaattcaattcaaataacAGGGTGCAGTGTGAGGCTATAGGGACTCAGCGAAAATTCGTGAGTAATTGACGCTCCCCATTAAAGCCTGAAAGTTGCCACAGGATGGCGGAAAAGCACTATATGAagcgcctcaactcacttcagcatagTGCCTTGGCACCGACATGCTACATGATGGAGCCAACGCGATCGCTTTATATTTTAGAAAGGGCTTTGGCTTAAGCACAAGgaacaggtgagtttttcagcaaataatggaggatacGTTCCAAAGAAAATCAGTCAATAGGTAATCGTAAGTCCGAAATCGGTGGGGGTATAATTTCTAGTCGGGCTTGAAGAATTCGTGCGCTTGTGTTTGTTCTCCAAAGCCTCTCAAGATCACGCTCAAGACGACTCTCACGTGCTCACGAAGCGAGACGTGGCTTCCGTTCTGCTGAGGACGAGACGCCAAGCCCCCCTCACTTTTTACCACATGGAGCGGTACGGGTTGTTTTTCTCCCAAATGATTTCGCTTGCTTAGCCGCAGGTCGGCGCTCGTCACTGATGCCACGTACGTCTTCCTTCTCGTGCAGTCTGAGAGAGGTGTGCGAGCTGAACACGGGCTGCGACGAGATGGCGGAGACGCAAGGCATCGTGGCGGCCTACACGGCCTACTACGGACCCCCTCCCTTCTAAGCGTCGCCTGCGTTTGTCTCTCTTTCGTCGTGCGCGTCGtctcccaaccccccccccccccaacaagaGGCAGACGAAGAGAGATTCCGGTTT
It includes:
- the bglapl gene encoding bone gamma-carboxyglutamate (gla) protein, like, translating into MKTLSLLAICALLSVCWATGGKERSRTSSPSSSSLTWTTMAALTTQTTATSPMPATSPMTATSPMPPTSADDADLADDADHADSSASDSSDSSSDSSDSDSDSNSDSDSDSDSDSSSSSSESASTEASQDHAQDDSHVLTKRDVASVLLRTRRQAPLTFYHMERLREVCELNTGCDEMAETQGIVAAYTAYYGPPPF